In Pontiella desulfatans, one DNA window encodes the following:
- a CDS encoding patatin-like phospholipase family protein has protein sequence MKRSTIGILLAMALLAGCASITRLPPPADYSSLAAIPGMHDVRIWGDNGTLANQEEIRNIREQVMSDPTYDRNAPVHFLAISGGGQKGAFGAGILSGWTAAGTRPEFRMVTGISTGSLIAPFAFLGSDYDHVIQEMYTKFSTKDVLKKRFFSGLFTADSMANNAPLRKIVKGYFTPAEMEKVAKEYLRGRWLLVGTTYLDVQRPVIWDLGAIAASGHPDAYELIIDVLLASAAIPGVFPPVYFEVEHNGQTFDELHVDGGVTTQVFISPVSFNMENALELAGFHGEAHVYLIRNSQVSPDVEHLKPKTVPILTQSLITLLRAQGLGDMYRIYQDAELNDMQYHAAHLPANFRDEPDELFDIEYMTELFTLAYEQAKNGYPWETGPPEFKNGPAKKPL, from the coding sequence ATGAAACGTTCGACGATTGGGATTCTATTGGCCATGGCACTCCTGGCCGGGTGCGCCTCCATAACGCGACTTCCTCCCCCCGCCGACTATTCCTCCCTCGCCGCCATCCCGGGCATGCACGACGTCCGCATATGGGGCGACAACGGCACACTCGCCAACCAGGAGGAAATCAGGAACATCCGGGAACAGGTCATGTCCGACCCGACCTACGACCGCAACGCCCCGGTCCATTTTCTGGCCATATCGGGCGGCGGGCAAAAGGGGGCGTTCGGTGCAGGCATCCTTTCGGGCTGGACGGCTGCCGGAACCCGTCCCGAATTCCGGATGGTGACGGGTATCAGCACGGGCTCGCTCATTGCCCCGTTCGCGTTCCTGGGATCGGACTACGACCACGTAATCCAGGAGATGTATACCAAGTTCTCCACCAAGGATGTGCTCAAGAAGCGCTTCTTCTCCGGATTGTTCACCGCCGACTCCATGGCCAACAACGCGCCGCTAAGGAAAATCGTGAAGGGCTATTTCACGCCCGCCGAAATGGAAAAGGTGGCGAAGGAATACCTGCGCGGTCGGTGGTTGCTCGTTGGCACAACCTATCTCGATGTGCAGCGGCCGGTCATCTGGGACCTTGGCGCCATCGCCGCCAGCGGGCATCCGGATGCCTACGAGTTGATCATCGACGTGCTGCTGGCCTCGGCGGCGATTCCCGGCGTCTTTCCCCCTGTCTATTTCGAAGTGGAGCACAATGGGCAGACCTTCGATGAGCTGCACGTGGATGGCGGCGTTACGACGCAGGTCTTCATCAGCCCGGTTTCGTTCAACATGGAGAATGCCCTGGAACTCGCGGGCTTCCATGGCGAGGCGCACGTCTATTTGATCCGGAACTCGCAGGTTTCCCCGGATGTCGAACACCTGAAACCCAAGACCGTGCCGATCCTTACGCAATCGCTCATCACCTTGCTGCGCGCGCAAGGGCTGGGCGACATGTACCGCATCTACCAAGACGCCGAGCTTAACGACATGCAGTACCACGCCGCCCACCTGCCGGCCAACTTCCGCGACGAGCCGGACGAGCTGTTCGACATCGAATACATGACCGAGCTATTCACCCTGGCCTACGAACAGGCCAAGAACGGATACCCGTGGGAAACCGGACCACCAGAGTTCAAAAACGGTCCGGCCAAGAAACCCCTTTGA
- a CDS encoding DNA translocase FtsK — MSKIGEGLLSVAGYEVVEIDDEPIEIPVDPVEAAAEAERVRREEQLVAWRGEFEQALAKRRAKQETFTVEKATALERVRNNAQTVRQQLAEANNEPVPEQPIVQPEPIKIAEPVEHETHQAEPVSAETYNLPSPDLFDQPKDTNFIFIDPEELERQKQAVQDTLDNFAVDATVWDAVVGPRVTQLRLKPGLGVRVEAITSLSNNLALALAAESIRIQAPIPGKPYVGVEIPNGNSAPLNLGLMLRSEDWKKSKAAIPLMLGMELGGGLCITDLGAAPHMLIAGATGSGKSVCMNTILMCLASRFTPDELELILIDPKRVEFGAYEKLPHLVRPVITEAKLVVPALQWTVREMEERYKTMAAVGARNIAGYNAKMDELGLKRMPFLVVVIDELADIMLTTGADVETALARIAQLSRAVGIHTIIATQRPSVNVITGMIKANFPTRIAFKVSSQIDSRTILDGRGAETLRGKGDMLFSPPGIGVLQRVQGPWVDDKEIARVVGHCAEQREQRFKTSITDLSPCEGDEAYALRDAEEADPLLDQAIEIILRDQRASTSYLQRCLRIGYNRAANLVEEMEAKGIVGPQVGSTPREILIDSY, encoded by the coding sequence ATGTCGAAAATCGGCGAGGGGTTGCTGTCGGTGGCGGGCTATGAAGTGGTTGAAATCGACGACGAACCCATCGAGATACCGGTTGATCCGGTGGAGGCGGCGGCGGAAGCCGAGCGTGTTCGCCGCGAGGAGCAACTGGTTGCCTGGCGCGGCGAATTCGAGCAGGCCCTGGCAAAGCGCCGCGCAAAGCAGGAAACCTTTACCGTCGAAAAGGCCACCGCGCTCGAGCGGGTACGGAACAATGCCCAGACCGTCCGGCAGCAGCTGGCCGAGGCCAACAACGAGCCGGTTCCGGAACAGCCCATCGTGCAGCCGGAGCCGATCAAGATCGCCGAACCCGTGGAGCATGAGACGCATCAGGCGGAGCCCGTTTCGGCCGAAACCTACAACCTGCCCTCCCCCGATCTGTTCGACCAACCGAAAGACACCAATTTTATTTTCATCGACCCCGAGGAACTCGAGCGCCAGAAGCAGGCCGTCCAGGATACGCTCGACAACTTTGCGGTCGATGCCACCGTATGGGATGCGGTCGTTGGCCCGCGCGTAACGCAGCTGCGGCTAAAGCCCGGCCTCGGTGTGCGCGTCGAGGCCATCACCTCGCTCAGCAACAACCTCGCGTTGGCGCTGGCGGCGGAAAGCATCCGCATCCAGGCGCCGATCCCCGGCAAACCCTATGTCGGCGTCGAGATTCCCAACGGCAACTCGGCCCCGCTCAACCTGGGCCTCATGCTCCGCTCCGAGGACTGGAAAAAATCCAAGGCGGCCATTCCACTCATGCTCGGCATGGAGCTGGGCGGCGGCCTCTGCATCACCGACCTCGGCGCCGCGCCGCACATGCTGATTGCCGGGGCGACCGGTAGCGGCAAGTCGGTCTGCATGAACACGATTTTGATGTGCCTGGCCAGCCGCTTCACGCCGGACGAGCTGGAACTGATCCTGATCGACCCGAAGCGCGTCGAGTTCGGCGCCTACGAAAAGCTGCCGCACCTCGTGCGCCCGGTCATCACCGAAGCCAAGCTCGTCGTCCCCGCCCTGCAGTGGACGGTGCGCGAAATGGAGGAGCGCTACAAAACCATGGCCGCCGTCGGCGCCCGCAACATTGCCGGCTACAACGCCAAGATGGACGAGCTCGGCCTCAAGCGCATGCCGTTCCTCGTGGTGGTCATCGACGAGCTGGCGGACATCATGCTGACCACCGGCGCGGACGTCGAGACCGCCCTCGCCCGTATCGCGCAGCTTTCGCGCGCGGTCGGCATCCACACCATCATTGCCACGCAGCGCCCGAGCGTGAACGTCATTACCGGCATGATCAAAGCCAACTTCCCGACGCGCATCGCCTTCAAGGTTTCGTCGCAGATCGACTCGCGCACGATTCTCGATGGCCGGGGCGCCGAGACCCTGCGCGGCAAGGGCGATATGCTGTTCAGTCCGCCGGGCATCGGCGTGCTCCAGCGCGTGCAGGGGCCGTGGGTGGACGATAAGGAGATCGCCCGCGTCGTCGGGCACTGCGCCGAACAGCGCGAACAGCGCTTCAAAACCTCCATCACCGATCTTTCGCCGTGCGAGGGCGACGAAGCCTATGCCCTGCGCGATGCCGAGGAGGCCGACCCGCTGCTCGACCAGGCCATTGAAATCATTTTGCGCGACCAGCGCGCCTCGACCTCCTACCTCCAGCGTTGCCTGCGCATCGGCTACAACCGCGCCGCCAACCTCGTCGAGGAGATGGAGGCCAAGGGGATCGTCGGCCCACAGGTTGGCAGTACACCCAGAGAAATATTGATTGATTCGTACTAA
- a CDS encoding AAA family ATPase, protein MLKQLLDSPDAELLAVYGRRRVGKTFLITHFFGRFTVEFTGTKDLPAKQQLANFAAALGTKKTPATWQEAFQLLRRKLERSKASEKQVVFFDELPWIASRKSGFLPAFEHFWNSWGSRRGNLLIIVCGSAAAWMIKRVIHNKGGLHGRVTRTMQLSPFNLCEAHEYLRSRKFSHNWFQTLELYMALGGVPFYLHQAQPNLSAAQNIDKLCFEPGAPLRNEFNEVYASLFENHERHLQIIKALAKTQQGLTRAELQQKAKLESGGTLSQTLEELNRSGFIGITIPFGRTKRDSLFRLTDEFSLFHQRWIEGKRLSEEAGAHWIKLRATPRWNAWSGFAFENICLKHIRQIKTSLGIAALQTESSAWRSRPKPGEKGAQIDLLVDRADNVVSLCEMKYSAAPFTITKKYAEELRNKMQVFQTATKTRKALLLAMVTANGLADNAYSQELINNRIEIAALFEP, encoded by the coding sequence ATTCTAAAGCAACTACTGGACTCGCCGGACGCCGAGCTGCTTGCCGTATACGGGCGCCGGCGCGTCGGCAAAACATTCCTCATTACCCACTTCTTCGGGAGGTTCACGGTCGAGTTTACCGGCACCAAGGATCTACCCGCAAAACAACAGCTGGCCAACTTCGCAGCCGCACTCGGCACCAAAAAGACCCCGGCCACCTGGCAGGAAGCCTTCCAGTTGCTGCGCAGAAAACTGGAACGCTCGAAGGCCTCCGAAAAACAAGTGGTCTTCTTCGACGAACTGCCGTGGATCGCGTCGCGAAAGTCGGGCTTCCTTCCCGCCTTTGAACACTTCTGGAACAGCTGGGGCTCGCGCAGGGGAAACCTGCTGATCATTGTTTGTGGATCGGCGGCGGCATGGATGATCAAACGCGTCATCCACAACAAGGGCGGACTACACGGGCGGGTTACGCGAACCATGCAGCTTTCCCCCTTCAACCTGTGCGAAGCGCATGAATATCTGCGCAGCCGCAAATTCTCCCACAACTGGTTCCAGACCCTGGAGCTCTACATGGCTCTGGGCGGCGTCCCCTTCTACCTCCACCAGGCGCAGCCCAACCTCTCCGCCGCACAAAACATCGACAAGCTCTGCTTCGAACCGGGCGCACCGCTGCGCAACGAGTTCAACGAAGTCTACGCCTCGCTCTTCGAAAACCACGAACGCCACCTGCAGATCATCAAGGCATTGGCCAAAACCCAGCAAGGCCTGACGCGTGCCGAACTACAGCAAAAAGCGAAGCTCGAAAGCGGCGGAACGCTTTCCCAGACCCTGGAAGAACTCAACCGCTCCGGCTTCATCGGCATCACCATTCCCTTCGGGCGCACCAAGCGCGACTCGCTCTTCCGGCTGACCGATGAATTCTCCCTCTTCCACCAGCGCTGGATTGAAGGCAAGCGGCTCTCGGAAGAGGCCGGCGCGCATTGGATCAAACTCCGCGCCACCCCGCGCTGGAACGCCTGGAGCGGCTTTGCCTTCGAAAACATTTGCCTCAAGCATATACGGCAAATCAAGACCTCCCTTGGCATCGCCGCCCTGCAGACCGAATCCTCGGCTTGGCGCTCCCGCCCGAAGCCAGGGGAAAAGGGAGCGCAAATCGACTTGCTGGTCGATCGCGCCGACAATGTGGTCAGCCTCTGCGAAATGAAATATTCCGCCGCGCCCTTCACCATCACAAAGAAATATGCAGAGGAGCTCCGCAACAAGATGCAGGTATTCCAAACCGCAACCAAAACCCGCAAGGCGCTGCTGCTCGCCATGGTCACCGCCAACGGGCTGGCCGACAACGCCTACAGCCAGGAACTCATCAACAACCGCATCGAAATTGCAGCGCTCTTCGAACCGTAG
- a CDS encoding FKBP-type peptidyl-prolyl cis-trans isomerase, whose protein sequence is MGRQKNNNKNAGKKRGRGGAGQNRAETEAFLEKNRKKPDVIVTPSGLQYTIKEPGTGKSPDEWSTVEVNQRILLVDGTVIKDTYHGTETDTFTMAEAIDGLKEGLPLMKEGGKFRFVVPPDLAWGKRGAGDKIGPYAALIFDIRLEKVAE, encoded by the coding sequence ATGGGCAGACAAAAGAACAACAATAAGAATGCCGGCAAGAAGCGCGGGCGCGGGGGTGCGGGGCAAAACCGCGCCGAGACGGAAGCATTTCTGGAGAAGAACCGGAAAAAGCCGGATGTGATCGTTACGCCCAGCGGCCTGCAATATACCATCAAGGAGCCGGGCACGGGCAAATCGCCCGACGAGTGGAGCACGGTGGAGGTAAACCAGCGCATCCTGCTGGTCGATGGCACCGTCATCAAGGATACCTACCACGGCACCGAGACCGACACCTTCACAATGGCCGAGGCCATCGACGGCCTGAAGGAAGGATTGCCGCTGATGAAGGAAGGCGGAAAATTCCGATTTGTTGTCCCGCCCGATCTGGCCTGGGGCAAGCGCGGGGCCGGCGACAAGATCGGCCCCTACGCCGCGCTGATCTTCGACATCCGGCTGGAAAAAGTCGCTGAATAA
- a CDS encoding Bax inhibitor-1/YccA family protein: MNPYAQQLTTVAQSAPDERAAFIRKTYAHLAGAVLAFVGLTAYMVNSPIAEMLLSVMSMRFGWLLILGGFMIFGRMASGLASSTSSQNIQYVGLTLYVIIEAVIFAPILWIATYMLNDATVIPTAGILTLGIFGGLTLVVFTTKKDFSFLGGILKIGFIVALALIVCAVLFGFNLGLVFSFAMVLLASGAILYDTSRIIHNYAPGQHVAASLQLFASVALLFWYVLQIVMSFSRR; this comes from the coding sequence ATGAACCCCTATGCACAGCAGTTGACCACCGTTGCCCAGTCCGCCCCCGATGAACGGGCGGCCTTCATCCGTAAAACCTACGCCCACCTCGCCGGCGCGGTGCTGGCCTTCGTTGGCCTCACGGCCTACATGGTCAACTCGCCGATCGCCGAGATGCTGCTCAGCGTCATGTCGATGCGGTTTGGTTGGCTGTTGATTCTGGGTGGCTTTATGATTTTCGGCCGTATGGCCAGTGGGCTGGCTTCGAGTACCAGTAGCCAGAACATCCAGTATGTCGGGCTGACGCTGTATGTGATCATCGAGGCGGTGATCTTTGCCCCGATCCTTTGGATTGCCACCTATATGCTGAACGATGCGACCGTGATTCCAACGGCGGGCATCCTGACGCTGGGCATCTTCGGCGGCCTGACGCTGGTGGTCTTCACGACCAAAAAGGATTTTTCGTTCCTCGGCGGGATCCTGAAGATCGGCTTCATCGTTGCGCTGGCGCTGATTGTCTGCGCGGTGCTGTTCGGCTTCAACCTGGGCCTGGTCTTCTCGTTCGCCATGGTGCTGCTGGCCAGCGGCGCGATCCTTTACGACACCTCGCGCATCATCCACAACTATGCCCCCGGCCAACACGTGGCCGCCTCGCTCCAGCTCTTCGCCTCCGTCGCGCTGCTCTTCTGGTATGTCCTCCAGATTGTCATGAGCTTTAGCCGGAGGTAG
- a CDS encoding TatD family hydrolase — MKLFDCHNHIQDERLMPSIGGVMERAVGAGVVAMGVKGCREADWLRVVGLMEGYGGIVPSFGLHPWFIADRSAAWAEKLEALLLRYPQAGVGEVGIDHAIEDRDDADQEAVFLAQLALARKLERPVSIHCRRAWGRLIELLDGFGELPRGMLIHCFGGSAEVATELVKRGAYISFSGSITRPNARKAGAAIRAVPDDRILIETDAPDLLPATAEGELNEPANVRLVLAKAAELRRVPKQELAELTFTNAERFFGIAP, encoded by the coding sequence GTGAAACTCTTCGATTGCCACAACCATATCCAGGATGAGCGGCTCATGCCCTCCATCGGAGGCGTCATGGAGCGGGCGGTTGGGGCCGGCGTGGTTGCCATGGGGGTGAAGGGCTGCCGCGAGGCGGACTGGCTGCGCGTGGTCGGGTTGATGGAAGGCTACGGCGGGATTGTTCCTTCGTTCGGGTTGCATCCGTGGTTCATCGCCGACCGTTCGGCGGCATGGGCCGAAAAACTTGAAGCGCTTCTTTTGCGGTATCCGCAGGCCGGGGTGGGCGAGGTTGGGATCGACCATGCCATCGAGGATCGCGACGACGCGGATCAGGAGGCGGTGTTCCTGGCCCAGCTCGCGCTGGCGCGCAAGCTGGAGCGCCCCGTATCCATTCATTGCCGTCGCGCCTGGGGGCGGTTGATCGAGTTGCTCGACGGGTTTGGCGAGCTGCCGCGCGGCATGCTGATCCATTGCTTCGGCGGTTCGGCGGAGGTGGCGACGGAGCTGGTGAAGCGCGGGGCCTATATTTCCTTTTCCGGTTCCATCACCCGGCCGAACGCCCGGAAGGCCGGCGCCGCCATCCGCGCCGTGCCGGACGACCGCATTCTCATCGAAACCGATGCCCCCGACCTTCTTCCGGCCACGGCCGAAGGGGAGCTGAACGAACCCGCCAATGTCCGGCTGGTGCTCGCCAAGGCCGCCGAACTGCGCCGGGTTCCGAAACAGGAACTGGCCGAACTGACCTTCACGAACGCCGAACGGTTTTTTGGAATTGCTCCTTGA
- a CDS encoding solute symporter family protein, translating into MNYVANPIAIAIFLAFVGFVLGISFYFARKAKSAEGYFAAGGTIHWFVNGVAFAGDYLSAASFLGICGLIATMGYDGFLYSIGYLAGWIVALFVVAEPMKRLGKYTFTDALDSKFNSKGIQLMAAISTLAVSMFYLIPQMVGAGVLVTPLLGLPHWIGVCMVGAIVITIVATAGMTSTTYVQFLKGGLLIIFSTVLSIAVLNKGLSTEPRPETFNPRTIEASSVTAAATAEYLDQTFVKVVEDGVANWWIALEGGKLLEAQSKTETADGAVLYNGAPKEENKFKSVGLVTKLPDGQTETGKVGVFKYFSTIQESEVVRYPKSKVAKFDDGSDHVKVFCPEATDGAELMIPGQKFKLKSGIGKLNFISLMLALFFGTASLPHVLIRYYTVPSQRDARKSTIVAIAGIGFFYVLTLFMGLGAMTLGVIDVESGNMSAPLLAKAFSLVLFSIISAIAFATVLGTVSGLIVATSGAIAHDLMDNYMGIKMTDNQKVLAGKIAAFVVGIIAICLGIAFKGMNVAFLVGWAFAVAASANLPSIIMLLFWKKTTAKGIAWSIGVGMVSALGIILTSPSMFGQYGLDPASAIHSLDNPGIISIPLSFITLVVASLMTQKDNEGLKYVG; encoded by the coding sequence ATGAATTATGTAGCCAACCCGATCGCCATTGCGATCTTCCTTGCCTTCGTCGGCTTCGTGCTCGGCATTTCGTTCTACTTTGCCCGCAAGGCGAAATCGGCCGAGGGCTATTTCGCCGCCGGCGGCACCATCCACTGGTTCGTCAACGGCGTCGCCTTTGCCGGCGACTATCTCTCCGCAGCGTCGTTCCTCGGCATTTGCGGCCTCATCGCCACCATGGGCTACGACGGCTTCCTCTACTCCATCGGCTACCTCGCCGGCTGGATCGTGGCGCTGTTCGTGGTTGCCGAACCAATGAAGCGCTTGGGCAAATACACCTTCACCGACGCGCTGGACTCCAAGTTCAACTCCAAGGGCATCCAGCTCATGGCGGCGATCAGCACGCTAGCGGTTTCCATGTTCTACCTGATTCCGCAGATGGTGGGCGCGGGCGTGCTCGTGACGCCGCTGCTCGGCCTGCCCCACTGGATCGGCGTCTGCATGGTCGGCGCGATCGTGATCACGATCGTGGCGACGGCGGGCATGACCTCCACCACCTATGTGCAGTTCCTCAAGGGCGGCCTGCTGATCATTTTCTCCACCGTGCTTTCGATTGCGGTGCTGAACAAGGGCCTCTCCACCGAGCCGCGCCCGGAAACCTTCAACCCGCGCACCATCGAAGCCTCCAGCGTTACCGCGGCGGCGACCGCCGAGTACCTCGACCAGACCTTCGTGAAGGTGGTTGAGGACGGCGTGGCCAACTGGTGGATTGCCCTGGAAGGCGGCAAGTTGCTCGAAGCACAGTCCAAGACGGAGACCGCCGACGGCGCCGTGCTCTACAACGGCGCACCGAAGGAAGAGAACAAGTTCAAGTCCGTCGGCCTTGTCACCAAGCTGCCGGACGGCCAGACCGAAACCGGCAAGGTGGGCGTCTTCAAATATTTCTCCACCATCCAGGAATCGGAAGTCGTCCGCTATCCCAAGAGCAAGGTGGCCAAGTTTGATGACGGCAGCGACCACGTGAAGGTCTTCTGCCCCGAGGCGACCGATGGCGCGGAACTGATGATTCCCGGCCAGAAATTCAAACTAAAAAGCGGCATCGGCAAGCTGAACTTCATCTCGCTCATGCTCGCGCTCTTCTTCGGCACGGCCTCCCTGCCGCACGTCCTCATCCGCTACTACACCGTCCCGTCGCAGCGCGATGCCCGTAAATCGACCATCGTCGCGATCGCCGGCATTGGCTTCTTCTACGTGCTGACGCTGTTCATGGGACTCGGCGCAATGACACTCGGCGTGATCGATGTGGAAAGCGGCAACATGTCCGCGCCGCTGCTGGCCAAGGCCTTCAGCCTCGTGCTCTTCTCCATCATTTCGGCCATTGCCTTCGCCACCGTACTCGGCACCGTGTCCGGCCTGATCGTCGCCACCTCCGGCGCGATCGCGCACGACCTGATGGACAACTACATGGGCATCAAGATGACCGACAACCAGAAGGTGTTGGCCGGCAAGATCGCGGCGTTCGTCGTCGGCATCATTGCCATCTGCCTCGGCATTGCCTTCAAGGGCATGAACGTAGCCTTCCTTGTGGGCTGGGCCTTCGCGGTTGCGGCTTCGGCCAACCTGCCGTCGATCATCATGTTGCTCTTCTGGAAGAAGACCACCGCCAAAGGTATTGCCTGGTCGATCGGCGTCGGCATGGTTTCCGCACTGGGCATCATCCTGACTTCCCCGAGCATGTTCGGGCAATACGGTCTCGATCCGGCCAGCGCCATCCACAGCCTCGACAATCCCGGCATCATCTCCATCCCGCTCAGCTTCATCACCCTGGTGGTTGCTTCTCTGATGACGCAGAAGGACAACGAAGGCCTGAAATACGTAGGCTAG
- a CDS encoding OprD family porin yields MKKTTLVLATAMIASFASAEGVIEQFNNLGYGTLSGRLQALSMYRDFENNAPDTAHSTTLGLQLNYLSPEKEGWSIGATYNGAGVLDSQDYGTAAHPGDALVANGRVNVLNEGYLNYNMEALGLTNTSATVGRKVNNAEVFRADDFRQKPRSIGALQFESKDVKNHRIAGGHAWRMSNWIDVYDRWDFNDFGDVFGTGYDTDGVTWGEVVNNGIENLEVAAFDAVAWDVANLFGLRAKWDMAEKTSLLGYYRNEVDVGRAADHKANVFGLSLAQKVGEVKLEGGYFGVYGDNLRFQETTTGINHALGSSMMLYSGQFVGDSHTLYAKAVTTLESSKTTLYGLYNATFHDQSQTGGRSGHEVNVVAKQPIPKLDNLTVALKIGLGYRDLTNGTEDTIATDTRLFITYAF; encoded by the coding sequence ATGAAAAAAACAACACTCGTTCTGGCAACCGCCATGATTGCATCGTTCGCATCGGCGGAAGGCGTCATCGAACAGTTCAACAACCTTGGCTACGGCACACTTTCCGGTCGCCTCCAGGCGCTGAGCATGTACCGCGACTTTGAAAACAACGCTCCGGACACCGCCCACTCGACCACTCTGGGCCTTCAGCTCAACTACCTCTCCCCCGAAAAAGAGGGATGGTCCATTGGTGCAACCTACAACGGCGCAGGCGTGCTCGACTCCCAGGACTATGGCACTGCCGCGCACCCCGGCGATGCACTCGTGGCGAATGGACGCGTCAACGTCCTGAACGAAGGCTACCTGAACTACAACATGGAAGCGCTCGGCCTGACCAACACCTCGGCAACCGTCGGCCGCAAGGTCAACAATGCGGAAGTGTTCCGCGCCGACGACTTCCGGCAAAAACCCCGCTCCATCGGCGCACTCCAGTTCGAGTCAAAGGATGTGAAGAACCATCGCATTGCCGGTGGCCACGCCTGGCGCATGAGCAACTGGATCGATGTATACGACCGATGGGACTTCAACGACTTCGGCGACGTGTTCGGCACCGGCTATGATACCGACGGCGTCACCTGGGGCGAAGTCGTAAACAACGGCATCGAAAACCTCGAGGTCGCCGCGTTCGACGCCGTTGCCTGGGATGTGGCCAACCTGTTCGGCCTGCGCGCCAAATGGGACATGGCCGAAAAGACCTCCCTGCTCGGCTACTACCGCAACGAAGTCGACGTCGGTCGCGCGGCGGATCACAAAGCCAATGTCTTCGGCCTCTCGCTGGCACAGAAGGTGGGCGAAGTGAAACTTGAAGGAGGCTACTTCGGCGTCTACGGCGACAACTTGCGTTTCCAGGAAACCACCACCGGCATCAACCATGCGCTGGGATCATCGATGATGCTCTACTCCGGACAGTTTGTTGGCGATTCCCATACGCTCTACGCCAAGGCGGTCACCACGCTCGAAAGCAGCAAGACCACGCTCTACGGCCTCTACAACGCCACCTTCCACGATCAGAGCCAAACCGGCGGTCGTTCCGGCCACGAAGTCAACGTGGTTGCCAAACAACCCATCCCGAAGCTCGACAACCTCACGGTTGCCCTCAAGATTGGCCTTGGCTATCGCGATCTCACCAACGGCACCGAAGACACCATCGCCACCGACACCCGCCTGTTCATCACCTACGCGTTCTAG
- a CDS encoding DUF485 domain-containing protein — translation MLHEPAAKVEKDASSDWKAKLGIKLFWLYCVIYMGFVGIAVFATETMKKPVLAGTNLAIIYGMALIVFAIILGLIYNHLCTKKEDEMNAKEEEAAS, via the coding sequence ATGTTGCACGAACCAGCCGCGAAAGTGGAGAAGGACGCATCGTCCGATTGGAAGGCAAAGCTTGGCATCAAGCTGTTCTGGCTTTATTGCGTTATTTACATGGGCTTTGTCGGCATTGCGGTATTCGCGACCGAAACCATGAAAAAGCCGGTACTCGCCGGAACCAACCTCGCCATCATCTACGGTATGGCGCTGATCGTCTTCGCGATCATCCTCGGCCTGATCTACAACCATCTCTGCACGAAGAAGGAAGACGAGATGAATGCCAAGGAAGAGGAGGCTGCATCATGA